In Glycine max cultivar Williams 82 chromosome 4, Glycine_max_v4.0, whole genome shotgun sequence, the genomic stretch attttaaactttcaTTACATATCCCTTTGTTTCTATTATTAAATGAGTGGAAAATCCATGGAAGAAACATTCCTTCTTAACAGTAAACAAAGCCGCAAGATAAATCCATGAGAAGCATCGCTGCCTGAGCTACTTCATCCATTATTGGAAACACTTGCTGCTTCAAAGCCGAACTATCCCTCAAACTCAAACCAAAATCGTTCAAATCAATCTTCACGTTCTCCTGCTGAGATGTTCCTTCAGCAGTACTAGTAGTTGCCAACTTGCACTTAAGCCTGAACCGTGCAAAATGGTTTGTACGAGACTTCTTTTCCTTGTGATGCACTCTGATCTTTGTAGAAGATGAATTCACGGAAGGAGCAAAACCATTTACAGCTTCTGCCATTgcccttcttgccttcctctgTCGAATGCCGCAGGCATTGCAAAGTGACTGCACCACCAAGATGTTAAAAACTTCGTAACCCATTGCCAGAGACTCTTCGCTATGCgcttgttatttaattttaattagaactagctatttattaattaatttgtagaaCTACATGCAAGTatccaatgtaaaaaaaaatgacaagcaACAAAATATAGCTAGCGTTAATTagataaaagaaggaaagggaaattACCTTAGGACCATTAGGACCACTCCTCCAGAGTGGGGTACTGGTTGTGTTGCAATCCGCACAAACCCTTGTAATATTATTCAATGCTTTCTTTGTGGCCAGATCGCTGCTAGTGCTAGGTAGCCTCATCATTTTTCTCGTTAACCTCGCAGTTGAAGACATCCATTTTTCATAATCAtgatctcttttgttctctTCGTCCTCTATTTTGTACAAGGAAACGTTATGGTGGCCACACTCGCTGCTTGAATCTGCCTTAACGGGCTTAGGTTGAAGTTTAACGGAGGATGAATTGCACacttggttgttgttgtttgatGGTCCAATATGAAATACAAGCTTCCCATcctaattaaaatgaatagaTGAAAGACTATAGTTAAACATTAGATGCACAATTCATACTAAAATGGGTCTTTTGTGTAAGTATATTTTGTGACATGAGCCGgtcattaatttttctaatgATACCAATTAAACAACAGATGCATGTAATTAACGTTaagaaaataacttaatttgacctgcaatttttcatttcaaaaggAAAACCAGTAGCTTTAATTTGATGAATATTATTCTAGCTAGTTTATTCTCTTACTAAAGCCACTTAGCTAGCCACACACTCATCACTAGAGCAGTGCACTTATTTCTTTctcaacatttatttatataagcCTCACGAAGATGAAGATATATAACAGAAAAATGGAAAGCATAGTTAAAAATGGTTAAccaaaattaaaggaatattaAAATCTTGCCTGTTGATGACCATGTCTTAAATCTCTGATATCTTTGGTTTGGCTTTGATCGAGTATGTGAAAGAAGGTGCAACATGAGAGAGAAGTTGATTCGTGATTATTCGCAGAAA encodes the following:
- the LOC102659929 gene encoding putative GATA transcription factor 22, whose protein sequence is MTSVSLNPNPPCPTIQDQSQLFISANNHESTSLSCCTFFHILDQSQTKDIRDLRHGHQQDGKLVFHIGPSNNNNQVCNSSSVKLQPKPVKADSSSECGHHNVSLYKIEDEENKRDHDYEKWMSSTARLTRKMMRLPSTSSDLATKKALNNITRVCADCNTTSTPLWRSGPNGPKSLCNACGIRQRKARRAMAEAVNGFAPSVNSSSTKIRVHHKEKKSRTNHFARFRLKCKLATTSTAEGTSQQENVKIDLNDFGLSLRDSSALKQQVFPIMDEVAQAAMLLMDLSCGFVYC